In the genome of Pichia kudriavzevii chromosome 4, complete sequence, one region contains:
- a CDS encoding uncharacterized protein (PKUD0D05320; similar to Saccharomyces cerevisiae YJR127C (RSF2) and YML081W (TDA9); ancestral locus Anc_4.351) — protein MENTSMTKRSISTTTDENYETDNPNTSPKSNPGTFSATTNPHKQSSAHFNENDEDHDDDFGVPMKRVASSKSSKASKPRPHVCSVCTRAFARLEHLKRHERSHTNEKPFQCAACGRCFARRDLVLRHQQKLHASLPTNNRTNVPRRGKTQKLKPEDGKVVRDYLNDNINIVRNNTSAKLPLTNQSNDASFKNNDDIHNHIPFDHDPVDHFSPTVEKNNYYNNGGHHVFNSGANPLMQDQISFFNSNILGTNITNGGFYNSPTSLNGMMFSPNMVNTKNEHSQIRQGNVSNITPESQQNKSVNSDIKLNDYHIDSDELDSDLGSDYGNDRFDHPRAMYQDDSNRLQLHSENNNNGNTNSMNDNNNSNNNINNDASSSYRNHRHASFSAAASSSYTGLPDTRYPHDQNMKDLENGAPQQVSFSSPQFSYKPNGELGYLDYETLENLDLNDLGIDFSSVNFINGNDMHGVTSSNSPHSNTNSNTNSNTNSNSNITPASIASNHNTPHSDDSKEINLQRVLSNPSNAVPLHRVLSHPRSGEALQKVLSHPNSDVALQKVLSHPEPNLVLEKVLSHPSDTDWFNEFINAPIDTNFPPITNHIGFTDTPDNINSPSFTGMNNSNSGSSMNNNHNETAHHFSSNSNDLKHLFRSRQIDLSKHIPHPYQNPAIPARCSESVREHIMAEYNLNHQQFPKLEDLNHYLALYELEFNKYFPFVHIPSFKIDENMDQIPLMLSMAAIGALYSFHARNSSTLFNFSRFLIHNFMEVQMQSKVFNDIPLHITQALVLHMFLGMFHNDAEVTKLISRQLNSLVSLVKTTRLDMPLESLLLPPGINYDIVQSDNFGLIESCYKYFILAQSRIRTIHVLHQITVLFGCLTNSKVELSADSIESGSPCSIEELWSCKNYNEWILILKEKHIAISSKFLLIRLSNGYQYRELWRSLQNLSLDKDVGLRGMLSLLMSMNEFIHEESMEIDKDSNKSQGFKLAEWRMEQRPYIESLIKIWESCFIRNGGVLVPRGQNIHTINNSCALKLTLPLLSFAKINKCVHISSVLEHVWARNWEQMNVEVKRLTLDVEALRDSINYSLDIVNLWIEIISITNDAEKTSIRTPIFFLTCLFTSTLLISEYLYATELWAHKYIGDKTLINPLTTSDRVLWMRAEKIFKKIEKNLLPLGSNNQSYSEFLRLQANGALDVEILDDEIAKLALGPGDLQPIAEIIISGRLSTRCLSLGVRILADAPVWPIALLFAEALKARATHIHECTSSWSPCENEDTKKESAEGGAVINSKAE, from the coding sequence ATGGAGAACACCTCAATGACTAAACGCTCAATATCAACTACTACTGATGAGAACTATGAAACAGATAATCCAAACACTTCTCCCAAATCGAATCCAGGAACTTTTTCAGCAACCACAAATCCCCACAAACAATCTAGTGCACacttcaatgaaaatgatgaggATCATGATGATGACTTTGGTGTGCCCATGAAGAGAGTTGCCTCTTCGAAGTCGTCAAAGGCGTCCAAACCAAGACCTCATGTCTGTTCGGTTTGTACTAGGGCATTTGCAAGATTGGAACACTTGAAAAGGCATGAACGTTCCCATACTAATGAAAAACCTTTCCAATGTGCAGCTTGTGGTCGTTGCTTTGCAAGGAGAGATTTGGTTCTAAGACATCAACAGAAATTACATGCATCTCTTCCAACTAATAATAGAACTAACGTACCACGTAGGGGGAAAACGCAAAAACTTAAACCCGAAGATGGTAAAGTTGTTAGAGATTATCTAAATGATAACATCAATATCGTGCGAAATAATACTAGTGCGAAATTGCCTTTAACCAATCAATCAAATGATGCTTCTTTTAAAAACAATGATGACATTCACAATCATATTCCTTTTGATCATGATCCAGTGGATCATTTCTCTCCAACtgtggaaaaaaacaactaTTATAATAATGGAGGGCATCATGTCTTCAATTCTGGGGCTAATCCCCTAATGCAAGATCAAattagttttttcaattctaaTATTCTAGGTACAAATATAACAAACGGCGGATTCTATAACTCACCGACTTCCCTTAATGGTATGATGTTTTCGCCAAATATGGTCAACACAAAAAACGAGCATTCACAAATACGGCAAGGTAATGTATCAAATATTACTCCTGAGTCTCAACAGAACAAATCTGTCAATTCTGACATTAAACTGAACGATTACCACATCGACTCCGATGAGTTGGATTCAGACTTGGGTTCGGATTATGGCAATGATAGGTTTGATCATCCAAGGGCAATGTATCAGGACGATTCAAATAGACTCCAATTGCATTCggaaaataataataatggaaATACTAATAGTATgaatgataataataatagtaataataacatCAATAACGATGCTAGCTCGAGTTATAGAAACCATAGGCATGCGTCTTTCTCCGCAGCAGCTTCCTCCTCGTATACTGGTTTGCCTGATACAAGGTACCCGCATGATCAAAATATGAAAGACTTGGAGAATGGAGCACCTCAGCAGGTAAGCTTTTCATCGCCTCAGTTTTCATACAAGCCAAATGGTGAATTGGGGTATTTGGATTATGAAACCTTGGAAAACCTGGATTTGAATGATCTTGGTATCGATTTCAGTTCTGTCAACTTCATAAATGGTAATGATATGCATGGTGTAACATCTAGTAACTCTCCACATTCAAATACTAATTCAAACACTAATTCAAATACcaactcaaattcaaacatCACACCGGCTTCTATTGCAAGTAACCATAATACACCACATTCCGACGATTCAAAGGAAATCAACCTACAAAGGGTCTTGTCAAATCCTTCAAACGCTGTCCCCTTGCATAGAGTCTTATCTCATCCTAGGTCTGGTGAAGCTTTACAAAAAGTCCTCTCCCATCCAAATTCAGATGTGGCACTACAGAAGGTGTTGTCACATCCAGAACCTAACCTGGTGCTTGAAAAGGTTCTTTCTCATCCTTCAGATACTGATTGGTTTAACGAATTCATAAATGCACCAATCGATACGAACTTCCCTCCAATTACAAACCACATTGGATTTACAGACACTCCAGACAACATCAACTCTCCATCATTCACTGGCATGAACAACAGCAATTCTGGTAGTTCGATGAACAACAATCACAACGAAACAGCGcatcatttttcttcaaacagTAACGATTTGAAGCATCTTTTCAGATCCAGGCAAATTGATCTATCAAAACATATTCCTCATCCATACCAAAATCCAGCTATACCTGCACGCTGTTCGGAATCTGTCAGAGAGCATATAATGGCTGAATACAATttaaatcatcaacagTTTCCCAAGttggaagatttgaatCATTATCTTGCGTTGTATGAATTAGAATTCAACAAATATTTTCCCTTTGTTCATATACCATCATTCAAGATTGACGAAAACATGGATCAAATTCCATTGATGTTATCAATGGCAGCCATCGGCGCCTTGTATTCTTTCCATGCACGGAATTCTTCAACGttattcaatttctcaagGTTTTTAATCCATAATTTCATGGAAGTTCAAATGCAGtctaaagttttcaatgatataCCGTTACATATTACACAAGCTTTAGTTTTGCATATGTTTTTGGGTATGTTCCATAATGATGCGGAAGTTACCAAGTTGATATCCAGACAATTGAACTCACTTGTTTCGTTGGTTAAGACGACTAGGTTGGATATGCCTTTGGAGAGTTTGCTTTTACCACCAGGAATCAATTACGATATTGTTCAAAGTGATAACTTTGGTTTGATCGAGTCTTGTTATAAGTATTTTATACTTGCCCAATCCAGAATCCGGACAATCCATGTCTTGCATCAAATTACCGTTTTATTTGGTTGTCTGACTAACTCAAAGGTTGAACTATCTGCTGATAGCATTGAGTCCGGTTCTCCGTGTTCAATTGAGGAATTGTGGAGTTGTAAAAACTATAATGAATGGATCCTCATTTTGAAGGAGAAGCATATTGCAATATCAAGTAAATTCCTATTGATTAGATTGAGCAATGGTTACCAGTATAGAGAATTATGGAGAAGTTTACAAAACCTATCACTCGATAAAGATGTTGGTTTAAGAGGCATGCTATCCTTACTAATGTCAATGAATGAATTTATACACGAAGAATCAATGGAAATTGATAAGGATTCGAATAAAAGTCAAGGCTTTAAACTGGCTGAATGGAGGATGGAACAACGTCCATACATTGAATCCTTGATTAAGATTTGGGAGAGTTGTTTCATCCGAAACGGGGGTGTTTTAGTGCCAAGAGGTCAAAATATACATACGATTAACAACAGTTGTGCGTTGAAGTTGACCTTGCCACTATTATCGTTTGCTAAAATTAATAAATGTGTACATATCAGCTCCGTTTTGGAACACGTTTGGGCAAGGAATTGGGAACAGATGAACGTGGAAGTTAAAAGACTGACACTTGACGTGGAAGCGTTGAGAGATTCGATCAACTATTCGTTGGACATCGTTAATCTCTGGATTGAAATTATATCAATTACAAATGATGCAGAGAAAACTTCAATTAGAACccctattttttttctgacATGTTTATTCACTTCAACATTACTAATTTCGGAGTACCTCTACGCAACTGAACTGTGGGCCCACAAATATATTGGAGATAAGACCCTAATTAACCCTTTGACAACTTCTGATCGTGTTCTATGGATGAGAGCCGaaaaaatcttcaaaaaaatagaaaaaaatcttttACCTTTAGGTTCGAATAACCAATCCTATTCTGAATTTTTGAGGCTACAGGCAAATGGTGCGCTCGATGTTGAGATCTTGGATGACGAAATTGCAAAACTAGCACTAGGCCCAGGAGATTTACAACCAATTGCCGAAATCATCATAAGTGGCAGACTAAGTACCAGATGTCTTTCGTTGGGAGTGAGGATATTGGCTGACGCTCCAGTTTGGCCCATTGCATTATTGTTTGCAGAAGCGTTGAAGGCCAGAGCAACACACATTCATGAATGCACGAGTTCTTGGAGTCCATGCGAAAATGAAGACACTAAAAAGGAAAGTGCTGAAGGCGGTGCTGTCATTAATTCTAAGGCTGAATGA
- a CDS encoding uncharacterized protein (PKUD0D05330; Pfam Domains: adh_short(6.7e-09)) yields MFANKSTIITGANKNLGKETAIAFAKEGSNVLLHYHSDSSAKETQELAHTISSEYGVKTALYQGDLSNEEVTIALFEKGIEAFGKVDYAINNVGMVLRKPLAETSLEEYNKMISINVTASFLFLREAERKLADEGSVVMLTTSLLGAYTDGYSLYQAAKSAVYWMCKTASKETTKRITYNCVSPGPMDTPFLYGQENQQRIGFFKSQAVQQRLTEVADIVPIIKFIVKDGKWMTGQNLYANNGFTAPSA; encoded by the coding sequence ATGTTCGCAAACAAGTCCACCATCATCACCGGcgcaaacaaaaatttggGTAAGGAGACTGcaattgcatttgcaaAGGAAGGTTCAAACGTCTTGTTGCATTACCATTCTGATTCCTCTGCAAAGGAGACCCAAGAACTAGCGCATACCATTTCCTCAGAATATGGGGTTAAAACAGCTCTTTATCAAGGAGACTTATCCAACGAAGAAGTCACTATTgctttatttgaaaaaggtaTTGAAGCCTTCGGTAAAGTTGATTATGCGATTAATAACGTTGGTATGGTTCTAAGAAAGCCACTTGCTGAGACCTCTCTTGAAGAATACAACAAGATGATCTCCATCAATGTCACCgcttcttttctctttctaaGAGAGGCCGAAAGGAAATTAGCTGACGAAGGCTCAGTTGTTATGTTGACCACCTCTCTTCTTGGCGCATACACCGATGGTTATTCTCTCTACCAAGCTGCAAAGTCTGCTGTCTATTGGATGTGTAAGACTGCTTCTAAGGAGACCACCAAAAGAATAACCTACAATTGTGTTTCTCCAGGTCCAATGGATACCCCATTCTTATACGGCCAAGAGAATCAGCAAAGGATTGGCTTTTTCAAGTCTCAGGCAGTCCAGCAAAGATTAACCGAGGTTGCAGACATTGTCccaattatcaaattcattgttAAAGATGGTAAGTGGATGACTGGTCAAAACTTATACGCTAATAATGGATTTACCGCACCTTCCGCTTAA
- a CDS encoding uncharacterized protein (PKUD0D05340; similar to Saccharomyces cerevisiae YML080W (DUS1); ancestral locus Anc_4.350), which translates to MKIFSLLFSNLRNRLTKRASVGRMTEEHKLNEYGINLQESIKKGRELFNNLGRPTRVVAPMVDGSELAWRIISRKYGAQLCYSPMLHSRLFSEDKKFRDQFLCEQDGQPGLDRPLIIQFCANDPEVLLKAAKYVVGKCDAVDINFGCPQGIAKKGHYGSFLMEEWDLVARLINKLAVELGEQLPVTAKIRVFEDWSKSLDYAKMCLNAGAKFLTVHGRTRDMKGQKTGLANWGLVKYLRENLPEGTVFISNGNILYPDDIERCINEIKCDAVMSAEANLCNPGIFWTKSDDKEKVFPRVDKFMREYFDIVKSCKGTESKRCMKTHMFKALKTFLPYHTDIRSEIARLTKNSTFEEIEKVIIMIEEVVNEIFQKEDIEQLDEIKTGAVQPWGGRYREVPYWRLQPYFRKVDGVAGKDLIKDEIERISQENTKQFELVESRKRKAEEHENEPVVKSAKVSV; encoded by the coding sequence ATGAAAATCTTCAGTTTATTGTTCAGTAATCTTAGAAATAGACTAACAAAGAGAGCATCAGTGGGAAGAATGACCGAGGAACATAAACTTAACGAATATGGAATTAATCTACAAGAATCTATCAAAAAAGGCCGTGAACTATTTAATAATCTAGGACGACCAACTAGAGTTGTTGCACCCATGGTCGATGGATCTGAGTTGGCTTGGAGAATAATATCAAGAAAGTATGGTGCTCAGCTGTGCTACTCACCAATGCTACATTCAAGGTTATTCAgtgaagataaaaaattTCGGGATCAATTCCTGTGTGAACAAGATGGCCAGCCGGGACTCGATCGTCCTTTAATTATCCAGTTTTGCGCAAATGACCCAGAAGTCTTATTGAAAGCAGCCAAATATGTTGTCGGGAAATGCGATGCCGTTGATATCAATTTTGGATGTCCACAAGGCATTGCTAAAAAAGGCCATTATGGATCCTTCTTAATGGAGGAATGGGATTTAGTTGCAAGGTTAATCAATAAGCTGGCGGTTGAATTAGGTGAACAATTACCAGTTACTGCAAAAATTAGAGTATTTGAGGATTGGTCAAAGTCTTTAGATTATGCCAAGATGTGCCTTAATGCAGGTGCGAAGTTTTTAACGGTTCATGGCAGAACAAGGGATATGAAAGGCCAGAAGACAGGTTTGGCAAATTGGGGGTTAGTTAAGTATTTAAGAGAAAATCTACCAGAAGGAACGGTTTTTATCTCCAATGGTAACATTTTGTACCCCGATGATATTGAGCGGTGTATAAACGAAATCAAATGTGATGCCGTGATGAGTGCTGAAGCCAACCTTTGTAATCCAGGAATTTTCTGGACTAAGTCAGACgacaaagagaaagttTTTCCTAGAGTTGACAAGTTTATGAGAGAGTATTTCGATATTGTTAAATCATGCAAAGGTACGGAATCCAAAAGATGTATGAAAACCCATATGTTTAAAGCGCTGAAGACATTTTTACCGTATCATACTGATATACGTTCTGAGATTGCTAGATTAACCAAGAATTcaacatttgaagaaatagagaaaGTCATTATCAtgattgaagaagttgtaAATGAAATCTTCCAAAAGGAAGATATTGAGCAGTTAGATGAAATCAAGACTGGTGCTGTCCAACCATGGGGTGGAAGATATAGAGAAGTTCCTTACTGGAGATTGCAACCCTATTTTAGGAAAGTTGATGGTGTTGCAGGTAAGGATTTAATaaaggatgaaattgaaaggaTATCTCAGGAAAATACGAAACAATTTGAACTTGTTGAGAGTAGAAAGAGGAAAGCCGAAGAGCATGAAAATGAGCCTGTAGTCAAGTCCGCCAAAGTTTCTGTTTAA
- a CDS encoding uncharacterized protein (PKUD0D05350; similar to Saccharomyces cerevisiae YPL097W (MSY1); ancestral locus Anc_8.577): protein MLIKKVIKCSSRRFFSIRLSRGQAHLPQHISNILKKHDIVITDDEFKRDFQEPIVSHLRKRGLIETCVNEEQLFKDAEDKVLGLYCGADPTAKSLHLGNLLPLMILLHFNLRGHRIFPLIGGATGEVGDPSGRSTERSAMAEEARRDHVERISNQFLDFFQRAVEYGKTRNPEIASLSIGSQELKNNREWWKDMGFLHFLATYGRHIRVNQMLSRESIKARLSSDQGIGFNEFTYQILQAYDFYYLNKTYKVNIEVGGNDQYGNIVAGIDLINRLKKVEDSDRNDDVYGITVPLLTTSNGVKFGKSAGNALFIDKELTSAYDIYQFMYNTTDADVQTFLYKFSLLPVSVIDKIVDLHNMNKKLRIGQRVLAIEMCDLIHGDGEGLSNYIISEVLFSNSNIRENFKADEVLDAFKKQNLVCEFNRDEVLKTPIYQILYSACRGEKSKSEIKRMIKNGSFQIGNTKDGKVKDPDYCITENDVIEERLLVLKLGKKFYIVEVIN from the coding sequence ATGCTCATCAAAAAAGTAATCAAGTGCTCATCAAGAAggtttttttctataaGATTGAGTAGAGGACAAGCTCATCTTCCACAGCATATCAGTaatattttaaagaaaCACGATATTGTGATAACCGATGACGAATTTAAGAGGGACTTTCAAGAGCCTATAGTGTCACATTTAAGGAAAAGAGGATTAATTGAAACATGTGTCAACGAGGAACAACTTTTCAAGGATGCAGAAGACAAAGTATTAGGCTTATATTGTGGGGCTGATCCGACTGCCAAATCGCTTCATTTAGGAAACCTTTTACCGTTGATGATTTTGCTTCACTTTAACCTACGTGGCCATCGAATCTTCCCGCTAATTGGAGGCGCCACTGGTGAAGTTGGTGATCCATCGGGTAGGTCAACTGAAAGATCGGCAATGGCGGAAGAGGCAAGACGAGACCatgttgaaagaatctCCAATCAATTTCTGGACTTTTTTCAACGGGCTGTTGAGTACGGAAAAACCAGGAACCCCGAGATTGCTAGCTTATCTATTGGATCCCAAgaattaaaaaataatcGTGAATGGTGGAAAGACATGGGGTTCTTACATTTCTTAGCAACCTACGGTAGGCATATCAGGGTGAACCAGATGCTGAGTAGAGAATCCATTAAGGCTAGATTAAGTTCCGACCAAGGTATTGGATTTAATGAATTTACTTATCAAATTTTGCAGGCATATGATTTCTACtatttgaacaaaactTACAAAGTCAACATTGAAGTAGGAGGTAACGACCAATATGGTAATATTGTTGCCGGAATTGACCTGATCAATAGATTaaagaaggttgaagattCAGATAGGAATGACGATGTTTATGGAATAACTGTACCTTTACTAACAACTTCCAATGGGGTGAAGTTCGGGAAAAGTGCAGGAAATGCGCTTTTTATAGACAAAGAATTAACATCTGCATATGACATTTATCAATTTATGTATAACACTACAGATGCCGATGTTCAGACTTTTCTCTACAAATTTTCCTTATTACCAGTTTCCGTAATTGATAAGATTGTTGATCTCCATAATATGAACAAGAAGCTGAGAATTGGTCAAAGGGTCCTAGCAATCGAGATGTGTGATTTAATTCACGGAGACGGAGAAGGATTGAGTAACTATATCATTAGTGAAGTTCTATTTAGCAATTCCAATATACGGGAAAATTTCAAGGCCGACGAGGTTTTGGATGCATTTAAGAAGCAGAATTTAGTTTGTGAATTCAACAGAGACGAAGTCCTGAAAACACCAATCTATCAGATATTATATTCGGCATGTAGAGGTGAGAAATCTAAATCTGAAATTAAGAGGATGATTAAAAATGGTTCATTTCAAATAGGCAACACCAAAGATGGCAAAGTCAAGGACCCAGATTATTGCATCACTGAAAATGAcgttattgaagaaagacTACTTGTTTTAAAGCTTGGCAAGAAGTTCTACATTGTTGAAGTTATCAACTGA
- a CDS encoding uncharacterized protein (PKUD0D05360; similar to Saccharomyces cerevisiae YPL096C-A (ERI1); ancestral locus Anc_8.576), with the protein MPHAGGRRAGDPQHQSYISEDEYLCSLKVYGYSIIVVTWLVFTVSIGTIFNLWEWCLDVGSVKEWLLKNRWISLVYREVSLQEKPVENYYIFVFFLNFVILWIWAVSSWISMKLFRHSKGGGS; encoded by the coding sequence ATGCCCCACGCTGGTGGTAGGAGAGCTGGTGACCCTCAGCATCAATCTTATATTTCCGAAGACGAGTACCTTTGTTCCCTGAAAGTGTATGGGTATTCGATCATCGTTGTCACGTGGCTTGTATTCACGGTCTCCATTGGAACAATATTTAACCTCTGGGAGTGGTGTCTCGATGTTGGGTCCGTGAAAGAATGGTTACTGAAAAACAGGTGGATTTCTCTGGTCTACAGAGAGGTGTCTTTACAAGAAAAACCGGTGGAGAACTACTacatttttgtatttttcctGAATTTTGTCATACTGTGGATATGGGCCGTCTCCTCGTGGATAAGTATGAAGCTTTTCAGGCATAGTAAAGGTGGAGGTTCTTGA
- a CDS encoding uncharacterized protein (PKUD0D05370; similar to Saccharomyces cerevisiae YPL096W (PNG1); ancestral locus Anc_8.575), which yields MCIMCGSSAYTGNETGIYIDQAFVCRIKDTLYNGRVDMLHKVIQHLTRNKHLLNEAIKYPFLNQVIHLSKNFRPLTDDEQNAAIDTVLSSEVYDRVKDEEMKQDPNYEYVEVLVKQLLRWFKEEFFTWVNKLDCPNCGNKEQEQIRHLPGLRPYKYEHFQGKATIIERYQCLKCLSTYEFPRYNDIRTLLKTRKGRCGEWNNCFIAILKSLDIDTRFIWNAEDHVWCEYYNEREGRWIHLDSCENSYDQPYLYNEGWGKKMSYTFAIGPNYIIDVSDKYLSPNRPENHLPRNKCPEVSLKGILAHHNAQSILASSKDTILRTTSQLIADLMNARGKVHPVHTETTSTNEGASLLPRQSGAGAWTRQRGEDNNE from the coding sequence ATGTGTATAATGTGTGGCTCCAGTGCATACACAGGCAATGAGACTGGAATATACATCGACCAAGCGTTTGTTTGCAGAATCAAAGACACACTATACAATGGTCGGGTGGATATGCTACATAAGGTAATTCAACACCTTACCAGAAATAAGCATTTATTAAATGAGGCAATTAAATATCCATTCCTTAATCAAGTCATTCATTTGAGTAAGAATTTCAGGCCATTAACCGACGATGAACAGAATGCGGCAATTGATACGGTCTTGAGTTCCGAAGTTTATGATCGTGTTAAAGACGAGGAGATGAAGCAAGACCCTAACTACGAGTATGTTGAGGTACTAGTCAAGCAACTGTTGCGATGGTTCAAAGAGGAATTTTTTACATGGGTCAACAAACTGGACTGTCCAAATTGTGGGaacaaagaacaagaacaaattcGACACTTACCAGGGCTTCGCCCATACAAGTATGAGCATTTCCAAGGGAAAGCAACAATAATCGAAAGATATCAATGCCTCAAATGCCTGTCAACGTATGAGTTTCCTAGATATAATGATATCCggacattgttgaaaactAGAAAAGGACGTTGTGGTGAATGGAACAATTGCTTCATTGCTATTCTCAAGTCCCTGGATATAGACACAAGGTTCATTTGGAATGCAGAGGATCATGTATGGTGTGAATATTATAATGAACGAGAGGGAAGATGGATCCATTTGGATTCTTGTGAAAATTCATATGACCAGCCTTACTTATATAACGAAGGGTGGGGGAAGAAGATGTCCTATACATTTGCTATTGGTCCCAATTATATTATAGATGTATCCGATAAATACCTGAGTCCTAATAGGCCAGAGAATCACTTGCCAAGGAACAAGTGTCCTGAAGTTTCATTGAAAGGAATTTTAGCTCACCATAATGCTCAATCGATTCTTGCGTCTTCTAAGGATACAATTTTACGTACCACTTCTCAACTAATTGCAGATTTGATGAATGCACGGGGAAAAGTACATCCTGTTCATACTGAAACTACGTCTACGAATGAAGGTGCCTCCCTACTACCAAGACAAAGTGGTGCTGGGGCATGGACCCGACAAAGAGGTGAAGATAACAATGAATAA